The nucleotide sequence AGTTTGTTTATGAGGAATTTCCCGGAGGGCATAGCTGGGATTTCTGGTCAACCCACCTCAATAACGCAATTTGTTACCTGGTAAAAATAACAGATTTTAATTTCGTTTCAGTCTGAAAAAATAAATTTCCAAAAATTCTCCAAAAAAGTGTCCGGTTTTGCATGTCTAAAGCGTATTTATATTCCGAGAGTTCACACACTGATATGGAGTTAGCAAAGGGTGTTGCTAATGAAGACAGTGATCTTCCAAGGTGAAGATAAGAACTCAGTCCAATAAACACCCATTTGTAAGTTAAGATTCTTACAGGTCAGACAGAATTACTAGGCAAGACCGAGCTTTGTTCTCCTTTTGGCGGTCTTGCCAATTTTTTATGTTGATATGCTCGTTTGATAATTAACTTTCAGCCCCGTATACAGATTGCACAGAAAGATGTGTTATGGCGAGGATTGGTTTGTGGCAGAGACAATCTCCTCTAAGAGTTTAGGTTTAGCCTAACCCTAAGGTAGTTACTCCCCCTCCCTATTTCATAGGCCTTCCCCTTTTTCTACGTCTTCGCTGAAGAAAATTGTGAAGGGTGTACTAACAGAAAGTTCACGAGGAGGTTGCTTTGGCACAATCAGCCTCGCATTCACATAGTAAGCAATGAGGCATATCCGAAATCTTGCTTCTTGCCTCTTGCCTCTTGCCCCCCCTCACACCGCGATATGCGGCGGTAATAGGTCGGGGGTAATTTGGTGGGCATCGTCGGGAGCCAGGACGACGGCTCGTTCGATGGTGTTTTCTAATTCACGGATGTTGCCAGGCCATTTATAGGCGATTAGGGCATCTAAGGCGGCTGGGGCGATGCTTTTGAGGTTGCGGCTGTTTTCAGTGTTGTATTTGGCGATGAAGTGCTCGCAAAGGGTGGGAATGTCTTCTTTGCGCTCGCGCAATGGGGGGAGACAGATTTGGACGACTTGTAAGCGGTAGAAAAGATCCGCGCGGAACTGACCGGCGGCGACGGCTTCCTCTAAGTCGCGATTGGTGGCGGCTATCATTCTTACATCCACTTTAAGCGGTTTGGTGCCGCCCAAACGTTCGAACTCACGCTCTTGAAGCACCCGTAAAAGCTTAATTTGAATAGCCGGCGGCACATCGCCGATTTCATCCAGGAATAGAGTTCCCTGATGAGCAAGTTCGAATCTTCCGGGTTTTTGACCTGTTGCGCCGGTGAATGCGCCCTTTTCATGGCCGAATAGCTCGCTTTCGAGAAGTGTCTCAGGCAGCGCAGCGCAACTTATTGCAACAAATGGTTTATCTGCGCGCGAGCTTCTTTCGTATAAAGCTCGCGCGATTAGCTCTTTGCCGGTACCGCTTTCGCCGGAAATAAGAACCGTCGCCCGCGCATCAGCCACTCGGTCAACCATAGTCATCAATTCTTTCATTTTGGGGCTTTCACCGATGATGACGCACTTTCCATTTTTACCTTTTGGAACAGTCTTTGTCGTCGGCGAGGCAGCATTTCTCTTGGCTCGCGCTTCAATGCCGCGCGCAACGACTTTCTTGAGCATTTCAAGGTCGAACGGCTTGGTCATATAGTCAAATGCGCCCATCCGCATCGCATCGACTGCTTGCGGAATGGTACCGAAGGCAGTCATCATCACGAAAACGAGGTCAGGATGGGTAGTTCGCACGGTTTTTAATAACTCAGTGCCGTGAATATCAGGCATGATGACATCGCAAATAACCGCGTCAATCGGTTCGGAATCGACAACACTCAGCGCCTGTTTGCCGCCTTCGGCAGTGTGCACATTATAACCCTGCTTCTGGAATGCAGCCTGCAGGATTCTCCGAATGTTCGGCTCATCATCAACGATTAACAGGTTCACTGGTTTCGACATACTACTAATAACCTCTACTTATCAACCGGCAGCCATAGGGTAAACGTTGTCCCCATGCCCTGTTCACTTTTAACGGCGATGCGGCCGGAGTGGGCA is from bacterium and encodes:
- a CDS encoding sigma-54 dependent transcriptional regulator, with the protein product MSKPVNLLIVDDEPNIRRILQAAFQKQGYNVHTAEGGKQALSVVDSEPIDAVICDVIMPDIHGTELLKTVRTTHPDLVFVMMTAFGTIPQAVDAMRMGAFDYMTKPFDLEMLKKVVARGIEARAKRNAASPTTKTVPKGKNGKCVIIGESPKMKELMTMVDRVADARATVLISGESGTGKELIARALYERSSRADKPFVAISCAALPETLLESELFGHEKGAFTGATGQKPGRFELAHQGTLFLDEIGDVPPAIQIKLLRVLQEREFERLGGTKPLKVDVRMIAATNRDLEEAVAAGQFRADLFYRLQVVQICLPPLRERKEDIPTLCEHFIAKYNTENSRNLKSIAPAALDALIAYKWPGNIRELENTIERAVVLAPDDAHQITPDLLPPHIAV